TGGAGCGGTAGAGCCCGTTGAGGTTGAGGTCCACGATGAAGGCCACGATTCCCAGGAGTGCAAAGATGGCACTGATGACGTTCATGGTCTGGCTGCCCTTCACCTGCGGGCACCCAGGGGGCTTTGGAGGGGTGccagacccccccccaaaatcccagagggACACCCCACCCACCCCATGGGATCACTCCAAGTGTGCTCCCGGAAAAACTCACCGCGCATTCCGTGGGGCTCTTCTCAGCACCGATGGAGAGGCAGCCGGAGATGATGAACTGCAGCAGAAGagagggcacagctggcactgaggGCACCCCAGGCGCCTCAAACCCGCCCAGCAGTGGCACTaacagggcacaggggacacggtGACCCCCCTGCCCTTGTTTTCCAGCTGCCGAGGTTTGATAGCTGCAGGTGCATCATTCCCAGTGGGCATCCCTTCCAACGGGTGTCCCACCTGCTGGCATCCCTATTCCCTTCCCGGTGGGCATGCCACCCCCGCTGGGCATTCTTTCCCAGGACTATCCCTTCCCGGTGGGTATCTTTTCCCAGTGGGaactccttcccagcccctccgCACGCACCGACACGCCGCCCAGGAAGGGGATCTCTCCGATGACGAAGACAGAAGTGTAGACACTGGTGAGCGTGGTCAGGACGATCCCGAAGCCGATGTGCAGGAATCCCGTCATAATCTGGATGGTCTGGAAGAGTGGGATGGGTGGGACTGGGGTCAACTCAACCAACCCCCCCGCCCACAGAGCcaccctgggaatgggggatgccttaatcccagctcctctccagagACACAGCATCCCCTGAGGGACCACCAGGAATCCCCCGGGAATGGGCTGAGGGGGTTTCTCCCCCCGACCCCCCCAAAACTCACCCCCATGACGCGGTTCTTGCCCTTAGGGAGGGTCTCCACCGTGTACATGACGGCGCGGCTGCCCAGCCGGAGGCTCCCCATGCCCTGCATGAGGAGAGCGgggggcaccgggaccccccggagcagccccggtccccaccggggccgcccccgccccacCCCGCCACAGCCCACGCCCATTGGCTGAGTTCCGTGACGTCAGCGACTGCGGCATCCCCCCCCGGGGCACCGCCCAGcccagggggacacggggggacacggggggatggaggggacagccccccaaaacccggggcggggcgggctgCGTGGGGCTGGGAAAGTGCTCCGTAGGGTGGGAAGATGCTCCATGGGGATGGCTgcgtggggtggggggaaattCCCAGAGTTGCCCCCCCCACCCATTCCCGGCAGGGCTCCAGGACACCGTGTTCCCGCCGGGATGAGCTACTCATCCCAAGCCCACACGCAAGGGAGTTAAGGAAATCGGGGTGTCAGCCCTCTCCCGAAAGCCCCCCTCAAGCTGCGTGTCCCCCCCTCATTCCCGATCCACGCCGTGTTTATAGAAgcccagaaaggaaaaaaaaaaaaaaaaaagagagagagaaagaaaaggaaaaaaaaaaagccaccaccaaaacaaaaccaccccgCAGCGAATTCCTGGAAGAAAAATCCATCAAGGGCCATTAGGCTCCTGCGGCTCCTCCCCGCAGAGCGCGGGGCACGGGCGGGGGGGCGGCACTCAGGAGcggagctgggcactgccccgGCACAATTTCCCCTGGATCTCCTTCCCCGGGAAGGGGTGGGCCTGAATATCCTGGATCTGCTCCCTgttgcagggagggaggagaagagggGATACCCCACACTTCCCCCACAAACTGTCTTCCATTCCCGTTTTTAGGGTGTCCAGCACTGAGGAGAAGGAGCTAAGAGCTCCAGGCAGAGGATTAAACCTGAAATCAGGGAATAACAAACACCCTGGAAATGAGAGGGGCAAATGACACCACTCTGCATCCCAAAATTCATGGAGGACACCCCTGTACCCCATCCTCATCTGGCCAACACCACATCCCCCTGCTTGGAATCCCTCATGGAGAGATCCCCTCATGGGGTTTCCAGGGCACGGGAGACTCAGAGCTGTGGATCCCAAGGGGAATCTGGGGCTCTGGGAGGGATCCCCTCATTTCCCTGGAGCAGTAACATTCCACAGAGAGGGAATGCCACATCCAGGAGCCCTGTGGCCAAGTGGAGGACATTCCCATGCTGGATCCTGTCCGGAaggagctgtgggaaggagTGGAATTGGGGTGtcacccagctcagagcaggtgGCAGAAAACCCACGGGACTGGCAGAGTCCCCTCACTCCCACCCTACACCGATCTCCTTCAGGGACACGTGGTGTCCCCATTCCTCACCTCCAGGGTGGTCCCACAGCTCACAAGGGGGTGCTCCAGATggtgtccatccctgccaggtCACCCCACAGCCGGATCCCAGGCTCAGATCCCCAGCTGTCACTCAGGACAGTGGCCAGCACTGAGAGCCACACGCGGCCACTGGTGACAGAGACTGGCGTAGCGAGCAcaagcagggctgtgacagggatttggggacccccatGGTCCTTATCCCCATGCCCAGGGGTCActgtcccttccctctccccaggaAGGGCGGTCAGATCCCCCAAACACCCAGAGCATCCAAAATGAGAGGAGCTCGCCCAACAAGGCGAGGCTTTAACACCTGGGAGGAGGGTGGTGGCCATGGGCCTCCCGATGGGAAGCTGGGTGGAGTAGGCCTATCTCTTGCACCCACCTGGGGCTCCTTTCCAGAGTCTCACAGGGATTCGACACTCATCCTGGACACTCATCCTACCTGGAAACATGGATTGTCCCATGGGACACTGCAAAGTTCCTGAGGAGAGCAACCAGAGCACTCATGTGTGATCCACAGTACTCCCATCCTGAATCCAAACCCAGCTATTGGGAAGAAAGGAaccctctcccagcccaaactCCGTTCTTTGGGGAAATgttgatttatttaaaacagatcATCCTCAGAAGAATCTGAGCTGCCAATAGGAGCCTCATCTCGCTTTGAGGAGCTCCCCGGAGATGGGGGAACTCCAGCTCCCTTTGCCTCTGGAGGATCTTCTCCGACTCGGAGCACAGGGCATTCCCCTtgtgctgcactgctgtgctgtgggagctgtgggttGGCCACTGGAGGCTCCAGAACAtgtcctgctgtgccacttGCTGCTGGGAATTCCTCACTGGAGCAGGCCGTGCTCCCAGTTTGACTTCCAGGCTCTTCTTGGCCACGTGCATCCTCAGGGCTGAGCGGGCTCCACTGATATCCACAGATCCGGAGGAGCACGTAGAGCTGTCCGTGGCATCTTCTCCATCGGGAGTCTGGCAGCTCCCGCTGGGGCTCGAGGAGCACGGGAGGCTCTCGGAGGAAGGGGATGAcgcttcctgctgctgctgggaacgcctcactggaacaggctgggcCCTCAGCTTCACTTCCAGGTTCTTCTTGGCCACGTGCATCCTCAGGGATGAGCGGTTTCTCCTCACACCCGCAGCTCCAAGGCAGCAGTGAGATCTGTCCACGGGGTCTTCTCCATCCGGAGTCTGGCAGCTCTCACAGGGGCTCTGGGAAGGATGGGggctcccagaggagctgcaggaggcgCAGCAGGACAGGCGGccttgctccagcagctgctccaggtcctcccacagcagctgccacatcTCCGAGTCCCGCGGGAAGGACACCCCGGGCCACAGCGGCGTCGCCAGGTCCTGCATCTCCCGGGCCGCCGTGGCGCAGGGCCCGCAGCCGGGGCCGCAGCCGCAGGGGATGTACAGGGGGCTCCCGGGGGCAGCCGGGCCCTGCggagggctctgctcagccgGGCCCCAACCGGGAGCGCCCGGGGCCGCTCGGCCGCGCCGGGaccccccggcccggctcccgAGGCGCTTCCGCGCCTTCCAAATGCGGGTGGCCAGCAGGGCGGCCGTACTGGCCACCAGCAGGACGAGCGTGGGGAGCAGGAAACTCATGGCTCCGTCCATGTCCCATCGTGGCCGCACTGGGAGCCAGGGGGTGGTGGCACGTGTCCTGCAGAGACGGCGCTGATGTCACAGGGCTGCGGGTGGGACACCGGTGTGACgtcacagccccagagcaccccagcGCTCACCCCTTTTGTGACGTCACGGCACCAGGTCGCCCATCCCGAATCCAAACCCAGCTACTGGCAAGAATGTGAAATCTATCCCCATGAACCCATTACGCCAGCCCAGCACAAAGACTGGGAGCACATCCAGGACATTTCCAGCATCTCCTGACGCCACTGAGGGACCCTCGGGATCCTCGGGAATGTCCCCGCCGGCGATTCCCGCCCGGTACGGGCGTTTCCCTCCGGAACTAATGTTCCCGCCGCATTTCCCGGCCGGATCAGGGGCGGGGAGTGTTTGGGGACGGACCAATGGCGGCGCCCTTGCGGCACTTCCGGCGTGTCCCGGCGATGTGGCGATGGCGGCTCCCGGGGCCACTCCGGCCCGGGGGAGGTCAGGGGGGGCTTGGCCGCGCTCCGAGGAGTCGCCCGTGCCTTGTGGGGGGTTCAGAAGGCCAGGGGGGCCTTCCGGGCGCCTGGGGCTCGCGGGGGGGGCTCGGGCGGGCGCTGGAAGGACTGACACCGGGAAGGTGCCGAGGGCTTGGTGGGactcctggctgggctgtggtggccTGGGGGGATCTTGAGACCGGGAAGGGGAGGTCCGCgggctccctcctcccctcccggCCCTGCCCGAGACCCCCGGCGCCCACAGCTGTGACGCCGCTCTCTGTCCCGCAGGTCCCGGCGGCATCGCGGTTCCCCGGGCGGGGCTCAAGAAGTTGGTGCAGCCCCCAGATTACAGCGGTGAGAGGGATGGACGGCGGGAGAACCCCGCAGGGGGTGGCGGGGCACTCCCGGAGATCGCGGTTATCCTGATGCTGGTATTCCCCGGCAGGGATCACCATCCCGGAGAAGCCGAAGCTGAAGTTCATGGACAAGGTGCCGGCAGTGCCCAAGGTCCGGCGGGAGCCCCGGCAGCTCCGTGACATCCGTGGCCCGTCCGAGGTTGCCACTGACTTCACCGAGGGGCAGTACGGGATCCTGGTGAGCAGGAACAGGCAGCGAACGGATCGGGGGGAGGATTCCAGAGGCTGGGATTGAGGTCCCTGTTCCCAGACAGGACACTGGACCCTCCgtctctgtgtccctgagctgtcccatcctgtccccctGCAGGCTTTGGGCGGCGGGTACCTGCACTGGGGCCACTTTGAGATGATCCGCCTGACCATCGGCCGCAGCATAGATCCCAAAAACATGTTCGCTGTGTGGCGCGTGCCCCCGCCCTCCAAGGCAGTGACGCGGAAAAGTCTGGGACACCGGATGGGGGGTGGGAAGGGCCCCATCGACCGCTACGTGACGGCGGTGAAGAGCGGGAGGCTGGTGGTGGAGGTGGGCGGGCGCTGCGAATTCGGGGAGGTCGAGCCCTTCCTGGCCCGCGTGGCACAGAAACTGCCCTTCCCAGCCGTGCCCGTGAGCCGGGAGAGCCTCCAGGAGATgcggcgggaggaggaggagaagaggctgaATAACCAAAATCCCTGGACTTTTGAGCGTGTGGTGACCTCCAATATGTTGGGGATGAGGAAGTACCTGAGCCCCTACGACCTGCGGCTCAAGGGACGCTACTGGGGCAAGTTTTTCCTGAAGCACAgagtgtgaggagcagctggattgGATTCCTTTTCGAATTAAACTTTTCCATGAGAGCCTGGAGTGCGTTTTGGGctgggaacatcccagggatACGTgggtcagggtttgggatctTTATACCAAggtggggtttggagctggaaaTATGGAGCTGGGGGATACATGGATCAGGGTTTGAAGCATGAGGCTCTCTATCCTGAAGTGGATTTTAGAGCTGGGAGCATCCTGAGGGATCCATGGATCAGGTTGGAGCCAGGAGGCAGAGTGTGGGTGAGCTCTTTATTGAGGAGGAAGGCTCCAGCATGGGTGGCTGCACATCCAAGGAGCTCCAAGCACAGGGAGAGGCTCCTCCGGCCGCCCCGGCAAGgcagagccctgtgtccccGCCCCCGAGAGGGACACCGCCCCTCCGGCCGCTCCGTGCTGCCGAGGAGGGGCTGCTTGTCACAGCGGCCACCGACTGTCACCCGagtggaggagaaggaggaacgAGGGAACCTTGGAGttgggaggggagcagggagtgtGGGTGGGCTCCACTCCTCCAGGGACACGTGGGATGTCCTCGGGGCTCCGGGAATCAGGGCTTGGCCGGGGTCTCTCCGATGGATCATCCGGGCAGGAGGGGGAAAGGCCACCTGTGACAGGGAGGAAGATGAGGTTTCACTCAGGAAGGGGATGTGGCTCCCAGTACCACCCAGGTCCAACCCGCTCCCCAGGACTGGAGGGTACTAGGGaccctctgtgccacccccagccctgtccctgtcacctggaGGGCAGCAGGTTGGGGGCTCAGGCAAAGATGCTTGCGATGCTGGATGCCAGGATGATGACGAGGATGATGCAGCACACCATGATCAGGATCTTCTTCTGCTCGGAGAGACAGGGAATGtgaggcagggacacagctggggagggggacaggggataaggatggggctggggaggggggcaaggaatggggagggggacaaCAAGGATGGGGGCTGTGGAGTGGGAGAAAGGACAGAGATAGGGcaagggacaaggacaggggctggggaggggacagggaaggtgGCAGGGCAGGTGTTAGCTGGTTCTGTGTAGCACAGGAAGGTGACAGTGCCAGCATGCCCTAGGACAGGTGACAAAACAGTGACTTACCCAAAAACTTGGAGGGTGGGGGGACAGTCTGGACAGGGCCTGGGAGTTGGGAGTATCCCCAGCCCCGTGCTTCCCTACAGCACAGGGAAACGGGGCCAGTCCAGCCCTCAAATCCCCGGACACCGGGAGCCGAGCCGGAGCTGTGCCGGTGGCTTTGCGGTGCCAGAACGTTCCCGGTGCCAGAACGGAGAggaggcacagggcaggatcAGCGGGATTTTATTACAATGAGAGTTAAATATCCATGGTTGACACATCCTCCCGCCCCGACATCGAATCTAAGAGGGCACGGGCATCCCGACAGCTCCATCTGTCACAGCACGGTGACAACAAACCACGCTGGTGCCATCAAagcccttgtcctgtccctatTCCCGCCCTCATTCCACCGGGATGACCTGCGTCCGGCCCTGGGATTTGTGTCCTTGTCACCCCTCGCTGGGGCTGAGACAGCAGTGGCCGCGTCCCCACGGAAGGAATTCTGTCCCCTCCCGTGGGGACACGAGGGACAGATCCCAGGGAGCGGCAGGACGGGCGGGAAAGGCGGTAGTGCTGGAGCCCGCGGCGAGAACCGGGACatggagggctgggagcagcaggtccgggaggagcagggagaggaggggtcCAGGATCAGTGCCAGGGAGGATCCCGCCGGGAGGTGACACCGCTGGGATGGTCGGGAGCGTctggaggagggaaaggggagctGGAGGCGCTGGAGGCGCCAGCGGGGAAGCGGACGGggactgcagcaggaaggagggagcgGGGATCCAAAGATGGATATGGGGAGGAGACAAAatccagagcctggagcaaCACGGACCCCCGAGGAACACACACCCTCAAGCACTGCAAACCCcaaacagcacagagccctgagcaccAGAGACCCCTGAACGCCACAGATGCCTGAGCACTGCAGACCCCCAGAAAACACAGACCCATGGGTCCCCAAATATTGCAGACCCCCAACTACTGCAGCCTCTCAAAGAACGCCCCCAGCACCACAGACCTGAGATCACCAAAGCCAAaacccagcacccccagccctgtaacaaacccaaatcccaaagcacTGGAGCCCCCCAAGCGACATTGGGATCCCCCAAGGCTCTGTGTCCCGCAGTGGGGGTCCCCTGCCCCCAACACTTACAGACCCCTGCCCCAGGGCTATTTCATGTTCAGCCCCACTGAGAGTCCAGTGATCAGGGCAACTGTCCCCAGCACGAGCACGGCCACTGCCACCAAAATCAGCAGCTTCTGGGGGAACAGGGGCAAGTCGGGGGTGGTGAAACATGTCCTGTGTGGGCAGGACACAGGGGCACCAAGGGGCCCTGAAGAgccagaggtgctgcagagccctggggatagggcaggaggggctgagtCCTCACCAGCTCATCACACCTGAGGgtgggagggggctcaggggtggcAGTGGGACAGAAACGGACAGAACTGCCAACTTCccatggggtcactgggggAGGTGGAGTTATTGGGGTCAGCTGGGGGATATGAGGGGTGGCTgagggggacaggaggtgactgaggaaaataaagggatctcagggctgctggaggaTATGGGGAGGTTCTGGGAACACTGTAAGGTGTGAAGGGACAATGAAGGCCAGAGGGGCACTCTGGTATGCTGGAGGCtacagaggggacattgggggctacagaggggacactgggggctacagaggggacattgggggctacagaggggacactgggggctATGGAGGGGACGTGGGGGCCGTCGGTCTGTCTCACCCTCCTGGCCTCACTTTGGTACTTCACAGCCTTTTTGGTGTCGGCCACGGCCCGTTCCACGAATCCGACGGACTGGTCCATGTTGTTCTCTATGCGGTCGATCATGGCTCCCTAGGGAgcacccaggggacacagagagagggggggacactgagagcaCCCCAGGGTACTGGCACCCACCCACCTGTGCGCCTGGCCCTGGCACCAGATAGTCTCCGTGTTCTGCTCCACATGCTCAGCTCCATATTATCCAGCAGCCCACCCTGGGGGAGAAGGGACAGGGTTGgtggggacacggtgacacagccccacagcacgTGGCACGACCACACAAACAGGTACTCACCCATCCCTggggcacacagcagctcctcatgTGGCAtggggggacagagaggggctgagagaggggacagcaccACCACAGGGTAGGGGAcactcctgtgtcccctccaggcCACCACCACGGGGTGGTGGGTGGCTCCATGGGAACATGTGCAGTGGTCACCACCCCAGCCCACATTGCTCCTTGCCTGGATCCCCTTGTGCAGGTTCCTGGGCCACTCCATGGTGGTGCAGGTCTCTGTGACCCCATACCTGGGTCCCTGCTTGTGTCCATGTCCCCATACACGGGTCAGCCCTGTGACCCCCCACCCAGGGTCCTGCTTGTCCCCATGCTCAGGTTCATACTGTCCACAggtccctgctcatccctgtgaCCCCATACCCGGGTCCCTGCTCATCTCTGTGACCCCATACCCgggtccctgcctgtcccagtgtccccacggCCAGGTCCCTGCATGTCCCCGTACCTGATTCTCCACCAGCATGGCGATGTCCACGAACATGTCGTGGAGCTCCTTGATGCTGCTCTCCAGGCGCACGATGTCCTTGTGCCGCCCCTCGATCTCGCTCAGCGCCTGCTTCGAGATCTGCGAGTCCATGATCTGCAGGGACGGGGGAATGTCAGCGGGGAGGCCTGGCCCTGTGAcacagccccgtgtccccggtgtccccccacGTCAGGGCTCACCCCCGAGGTGAAGATGGAGGGG
This region of Catharus ustulatus isolate bCatUst1 chromosome 6, bCatUst1.pri.v2, whole genome shotgun sequence genomic DNA includes:
- the LOC116997798 gene encoding uncharacterized protein LOC116997798, which translates into the protein MQDLATPLWPGVSFPRDSEMWQLLWEDLEQLLEQGRLSCCASCSSSGSPHPSQSPCESCQTPDGEDPVDRSHCCLGAAGVRRNRSSLRMHVAKKNLEVKLRAQPVPVRRSQQQQEASSPSSESLPCSSSPSGSCQTPDGEDATDSSTCSSGSVDISGARSALRMHVAKKSLEVKLGARPAPVRNSQQQVAQQDMFWSLQWPTHSSHSTAVQHKGNALCSESEKILQRQRELEFPHLRGAPQSEMRLLLAAQILLRMICFK
- the LOC116997799 gene encoding membrane-spanning 4-domains subfamily A member 12-like; protein product: MQGMGSLRLGSRAVMYTVETLPKGKNRVMGTIQIMTGFLHIGFGIVLTTLTSVYTSVFVIGEIPFLGGVSFIISGCLSIGAEKSPTECAVKGSQTMNVISAIFALLGIVAFIVDLNLNGLYRSSYYTDLVLLAGNGISIVLLTFTILEFCIAVATANFWCRATRLSSNEAMLIVPSATRVDLAVPPAELPQPPSYSELAAPEV
- the MRPL16 gene encoding 39S ribosomal protein L16, mitochondrial; translation: MAAPLRHFRRVPAMWRWRLPGPLRPGGGPGGIAVPRAGLKKLVQPPDYSGITIPEKPKLKFMDKVPAVPKVRREPRQLRDIRGPSEVATDFTEGQYGILALGGGYLHWGHFEMIRLTIGRSIDPKNMFAVWRVPPPSKAVTRKSLGHRMGGGKGPIDRYVTAVKSGRLVVEVGGRCEFGEVEPFLARVAQKLPFPAVPVSRESLQEMRREEEEKRLNNQNPWTFERVVTSNMLGMRKYLSPYDLRLKGRYWGKFFLKHRV